CTGAAAACTTGTTCTGTGGTCAGTAAGTCCTACAATTTCAAAAGCCTTATCAAATAAAAGAACTATAAATATTAATCAGCAACATGCTTGACTGCCATGCTAAGAATAACTCTGCATGTATTTTATATTCCTTGAAAATTAGTGTTATTTTGGAAGTGTAAGGAACACTCTGTGTCATTAAAGAGACAGTATCCATCAAGGGAACAGGATTCTTGTGCCTGTACAAAAACCAGGGAATTCACCAGAGatactaaagaaagaaaagttgagTTTTACCTTGAAACTGTGGCTTCACCTCCCAGGAGTGAGATGCAAACCCACCAAAGATGAAACCATCCAAGTCCCTTACGATCACTATGCAAGGACCTTTGTTCACTatgtgggcacagagctgggagaagctTTCCCCGTGGAGcctggaggaaaataaaagctgcCACTTGtgctgcatctctgcaggcAGGTGGGAGTTGATGTAGATGATGGCTGGGATGTCAAAGAGACTGACAACTCCTCTTCCTTTGATGCCTTTGCAGTGAGGAACCAGGTTGAGGATGTCGTTGGTTTGGTCTGGGAGGGAATGCAGCACGTGGAGGCCTTGCCTGATGACAACACTGAGGAAAACTGAGATCTGGGGGACTCTGTACACCCAGTCCTCAATGACACTCTGGTCAAAACTTGTCTCCAGCAGCTGAGAACCCACGGGTTTTGTCCCATCTGAAGAGTAAGACACACAGGGAGAGGAGTAAGTCTCCCTGTCTGGAAAATAATCAGGTGATTTTTAAGTGTAAACAGAATAGTCCATTACTGTAATGGACAGAAAACCATATATGAAAGGAGCCACGAACAGTAAAGTGTCAACTACAATTAACAAATGCAACCATAAAACTGAGAAACCTCTGCCTGTGACATTCTTTGGTTGGGCTGTCATGATTTAGAAACACAAACTTCAAGCTACAACTCAGGAAGTGTTTTTTACAAGACAGCAAGATCTGTTATTACAACAGTGCAAAGACAGACATGCTTTATAAAAGGACATAGCCAAAAATACatgataaattttatttaaataaatattatttagaTACCCACTCCTATCACCTACAAGTCAGCTATTTGTGAAATACACATGTTCCATGACAAACTAGGACTTCAATCAAATCTCACCTGAATTTAGAGGAGAAAGATGGTAaggttaaataaataaaattgcaatGTCATTTTCTAAGCACTAGGTTTGAAATTTTGGTCTGACCCTTAAAATTCAAAGATGTGACCTGAAGAGAGAAATTCTCATGAGATCACTGATTAAACAAGCTCTGAGATAAGCTGAATCAGGGCTGCTTACCTGGAAGTTTCAATtctgagagcagctcagaaGCCAAAGCTTTGACTCCACTTGAAGAATCCCTTGTATTCTCCAAACTCCAACccttcagctccttcctgtAGCTCAGTACATGGACTACAGATGTGATCAGATCCTCTGTGAACTTAAAAAGATTAAAACATCACCATTTTGGTATTTAAGTGAAATTTCCAAGAGCTTCAAAGGACTGTCTGAAGATAAAGTCAAGCAGTAGTGATGCTGTAATCCCAAAGGCAGAAACATCTCTTGCCATGACAAGTCAGGAACTACAGAAATGCTATTTCAGTGCCATAGGCCTCGAAAAGGATCCTTTTTCAAGTTGTTTCATACATGTTACTTCACAAAGCACCTCCATAAAATAGAGAATGAAAGAGGGAGGGGAAGGTCAAGTTTAGCAGTGTAGGAGCTGCTAGTGAATTACTGTTCTGTGATATCTCCAAAGTTACATAGTTGATCCTGCAACTAAAGCTCTAGAAAGCGTTTTACAAAGGTCCCAGAAGCACCAGCCACACCACAGCCCTTGCTGGCTCTtaagcacagccctgctctctcaCTGTCCCCCCAACACCCATTTAACTGCTTGTTTACCTCTTGGATTTGTTTGCCCTTCAGAGGCCCTCCCGTCTTGGCGATCATTCTCATTATGATGCTAATCTTCTCATCTGCATTCCCTTTTAGGAGGTTGGACATAAAAATTACAAACTGCTCCTTGGCAATCTGTTCACCGAGCCCGGCTGATTTGCCAGGCAGGTCAATGCTTTTCATCCCATTGTACAACCGAGCAGTCATTGCCTCTGGCAGGGGCTCCCGGGTGTGTGCCTGCAGTGACAGACACAGCAAAGAGCACGTTTCACAAATGAGGAATACCTGGTGTGTTCCAGTTAATCTGTGCTGACATACAGTACGTAGCATCAGTAATAAAATTTTGTCAAAGCAGTGCTTTGTCAagagaaaaactaaaaatctctatttttatAGTGATTTTTTTAGTGATTTAGGTTGATACTGTTTTCTAGAAACACCATGGGCCTCAGAAAAGTCAGCACTGTCAAGTCTTAATAGGATATCAACAAAGAGTTTCTAGGTGATAACTCTGGTGCAAAGGTTTACAGCTCTGCCAGTAAAACATTCAAAATTGtgttttaattctgcttttgatAGTGCAGCTCACTT
This portion of the Ammospiza nelsoni isolate bAmmNel1 chromosome 13, bAmmNel1.pri, whole genome shotgun sequence genome encodes:
- the MEAK7 gene encoding MTOR-associated protein MEAK7 isoform X2 produces the protein MGNAESNAYQNHLSRFLPEEQSDIDGLFDTLSGSSGSSGAKNAKAAKKTVTLAALQAHTREPLPEAMTARLYNGMKSIDLPGKSAGLGEQIAKEQFVIFMSNLLKGNADEKISIIMRMIAKTGGPLKGKQIQEFTEDLITSVVHVLSYRKELKGWSLENTRDSSSGVKALASELLSELKLPDGTKPVGSQLLETSFDQSVIEDWVYRVPQISVFLSVVIRQGLHVLHSLPDQTNDILNLVPHCKGIKGRGVVSLFDIPAIIYINSHLPAEMQHKWQLLFSSRLHGESFSQLCAHIVNKGPCIVIVRDLDGFIFGGFASHSWEVKPQFQGDNRCFLFSVFPTLAVYTYTGYNDHYMYLNHGQQTMPNGLGMGGQHGYFGLWIDSDYGKGHSKAKPRCTTYNSPQLSAKEDFTLDAMEVWAVGDAPESAGKGKKSILDVDPQAQALLEMAGKSRQSEGLREPMEEEEGDDDEN
- the MEAK7 gene encoding MTOR-associated protein MEAK7 isoform X1, encoding MGNAESNAYQNHLSRFLPEEQSDIDGLFDTLSGSSGSSGAKNAKAAKKTVTLAALQAHTREPLPEAMTARLYNGMKSIDLPGKSAGLGEQIAKEQFVIFMSNLLKGNADEKISIIMRMIAKTGGPLKGKQIQEFTEDLITSVVHVLSYRKELKGWSLENTRDSSSGVKALASELLSELKLPDGTKPVGSQLLETSFDQSVIEDWVYRVPQISVFLSVVIRQGLHVLHSLPDQTNDILNLVPHCKGIKGRGVVSLFDIPAIIYINSHLPAEMQHKWQLLFSSRLHGESFSQLCAHIVNKGPCIVIVRDLDGFIFGGFASHSWEVKPQFQGDNRCFLFSVFPTLAVYTYTGYNDHYMYLNHGQQTMPNGLGMGGQHGYFGLWIDSDYGKGHSKAKPRCTTYNSPQLSAKEDFTLDAMEVWAVGDAPESAGKKGKKSILDVDPQAQALLEMAGKSRQSEGLREPMEEEEGDDDEN